CCAACTACAGCCGGTGTGATCTCAATACCTCGCCCCGGTCTAACCCCCGCTATTCCGTTAATGGTACCCCATTGGCACGGCCAGCAGTTCTCATCACGGTCATAGGCAGCCCAGGAATATTCTGATTGCACTTCTCTTGGGTGATTTCGCCAGAAATCGGCTTTCCAGGCCCGGTCTCCCTCGCGGGAGAAGCGAAGAGATGTAAACGGTATGGCCATTTCGACCTGGTAGCCAGAGTCGGTTATAATACCGGCCGATTCCCATATTAGATCATATCCGATTTCTTCGCCACCACTGCTCGCCCACATTGCATCATTCTGAATGCCATAGGGATTTGCATAAAAAATGTAAGCCCAAGCCGCATCGCCATAAGTGTCCAAACAAAACCTGACATAATCATCATTCGGTATCTTGTCTCGTTCGCAGATAGATGCCCGTATGGTGCTTGGGTCATCATGGCAAATAAAAGCAATATATAGGTTGTTTTCGTCATAGGTAATGTAAGCCTCTGTTTTCACCGCGGGCTTGGTTTGATCACCGGGATAGTGTTCGGCGAAGTTGTCCGCCCTGGCAGTTCCGGCCCATCCGGCATCGTCTAAACGTCCATCTATTTTGATATGATTTACTGTCTTTGATAGAGTCAGTTCCGGATTGTACGTTGGAGTGAATCCGGCTTCCTGCGCCCCGACCGATACCGCTAATCCTATCAGGCTGAAACACATTATTACCCAAAGAACTCCAATTCTCTTTATATCCATATTTAATCTCCATTAGTTTTATCGATTACCCGCATTCATATGATAATGTGCCGTGCTCTAATCGGCCTCTCGTCATATAAGCATGTCGAGTCGTTTGTCTTTACCGTAGCAGGATTTTCCAGCAGAAATATAGACTGTCGCCGCCTACAAACCTGAGAATGGGTCTGATATCCTGGTCTGCAATGACGCTCAGATTAGCTGGATTTTCCGGTTCTCCGCTATAGATCTACTTTTCAGCCCGGACGCGCTTGTCGAGCCTGCAACTCCGTGCCACAGCACAAGCACGAACCGGTTATATTACCTCCTTATCTCCTCATCGGGGCGGATGTTTTCGTTTTAGGCTGAAACGAGCATCCGGTGACCGATATTGTTCACCGGTGCCTGCCCACCACGATTATCACTGATACCGTGCGGAAACCAGGGGCAACAAGACGAGGAGAATCACGATCTGGCATGTTGCTCGAGATTTCCGGAAACGAACTTACCGGGCAGTTTAGGGTCTTACCCGGGACACACTACTGCATCCATCACTGCAATGGGCTGTACGAGGAATCGTAAAGCGCTTCACGGCATCCTCCATGCTAAGGGTTAGTACCCGGAGCCAATCATAGCATTGGCTCAAAACAAATAATCCTCGTATGTATATATGCACATAACCGCATATTTGTTTCAACAAAAAACACTCATTTTCTGCTTTTTTTTCCTTCGATTTCTGGGGTTTACGTGTCAGCAATCACAGAATTCGCTGCAAGAGACACCGACTTTTTCCTTGTTCAGACCATAGATAACATTCTGGCCATCTCTTTGTACGTCGTCAGACAATTTGAACAGGGGAATCGACCACATATCAGAGGTCAAAAAAGAGGTTGCCGCATGGCAAAATCACAGGAATAATCGGAAAGCAGTAATTAACTGGCAGTTCACTACAAAAAAAGCACGAATAAAATTGCGACGGCTTTACCCGACATTAGATACTTGACATGACACTAGTACTAATCTGCAATAATAACAATAAGTTACAGGCAACACAGTGTTTGGTGTTTTCCCTTTTTGTCTGTTGTTATGACCGATTTTATTAGAAAAGTGTTAGAAAGGGCAACAACACACAATAGACCAAGATTTCCCATATAGGGGTTCAAGAACAAAGTTTGTCCATTTCAGTCACTTTGAATACAAGATTGATTTGCCCTTTATTGTATTGTGAGTAAAATCTTCTTCTATCTCAAGTCGTCAATCACTTTGGCATCCACCCAATAAATATTCCCTTCCCGAGAAAAAAAGATGTACTTTCCATCGGGTGATACGCTGGCAGCCATCTCTGGATCCCGAGATCCCCAGACTTTACTCAGATTCTTGGGCGTTGTCCAAGTAGTATCTTCTTCTCGGAAACTGATAAAGAGCCTGGCGCCTTCTTGCGGTCCATAGGGCATGGCATCGAATATCAGATAGCTCTCGTCGGGTGCGATGAAAGGGTGTGCCGCGTTATAATCGTCGTTGATTTTGTTGGATAGTTTTTGAAGCTTTTTATATTTGCCATCGTCCAGCCTTGATAAATAGATACCATCCCTTCCTGTAAAATAGATCGTGCCATCGTTGGCTGTTGAGACATACATGACATGGTTTTCTACAAATGGAGTCCTCAGAGGTTTTGGTTCTGCCCATCCCATTTCGGACTTGTTTAAAACCCATTGATGCATTCCTGTTGATTCCCCGTTTTCCTCGAGAGGCCTTCTTGTCCCGAAATAGAGTTTTTCTCCATCCGGTGAGATATGCGGTTCAAAATCAAAGGTTTTTCCAGAGAACCACGCTACCTCCGGTTCGGTCCATCGATTGTTGATTCGTCTTGTGACCATGATGGTATTCATTCTCAGGTTTTTAATCCCGCCGTTCGCTGTATAGTAGAACTCTTCGCCATCTGGAGAAAAAGTTCCTGCAAAATCTCCTCCATCTGTTGAGATGATCCCCGGTGTGAATATTTCAGGTATTTTGCCTGGCGGCTTCTGTCCCAGATACTCGCCTTCCAGAACCGGAAATCCCCATGGTCTATTATCAGCTTCTTTTTCTATGAGCAGATCAGCGACCTCCTGATGATTGCCTAGGGTTGCGAGGTGCAGGGGTGTTCTCATATCCAAGCTCTTTTTATTTATGTCCGATCCTTTATCAAGCAACAGTTCTATCACGGCCTTATAACCACCCGAAACGGCAAAGTGGAGCGGAGTCCGGCCGAAAGCATTCGAAGTATTCACATCCATCCCTTTTTCAACCAGATATTGAGTGAGGGCTAAGTGTCCTCCAGAGGCTGCACTGTGAAGGAGTGTCATTCCATTCATACCCTTACTATTGATATCAATACCATTTCGTAATAACAATTCAATAATCTCTAGGTGTCCTCCGAATGCAGCATAAAAAGCAGGCGTATGTCTACTCCTGCCCTTGGCATGAATATCCGCCCCTTTTTTGATTAATAACTCGATCACTTTTTGTTGACCATTTTGTGCGGCTACATGAAGGGGAGTTATGCCAAAATAGGACTTCGTATCTACATCCGCCCCTTTTTCGATCATATACTCGATGACCTCTGTATGACCCTCTGACGCCGCAAAGTGGAGTGGTGTGTTGCCCGGTGTTCTTTTCATATCCCTGGCAGTGACCAATTTAGGATCTTTTTTCAATAGCATCTTGATGGTTGACATATCACCTTTTTCAGCTGCTTTGAATATGTCCTGGGTCTGCACGGCCAATGAAGAGGAGACTAAAAAGCAGAGAATAAAGGCCCTTTTTATATTCATCTTTGTGCTCCTTGTACGCCTTCAGACTACATGGCAATACAAAAAAGTGTCTCTTAAATTACGACTTGAAATGTCCAAAATGTTCTGACGACACACATTTTCTTTCCCAGAAGATTTTTATCCTAAATTGATTAAATCTCAGTTGGCACATGGTTCTGGGCCGCCTTTGAAGACATGGTTTATCAAATAAACGGCGTCGCCGACGTTATAATCACAATCACAATTGGCATCGCCATAGGCATCCCCGGGTATATTCATCAATGATAGCCAATATACGTACCGGCCGCCCATCATTCGTTTCGACCTATTCGCATTTAAGACTATCCACTGGATTAGCCGAGGCCGCTCTAATCGCCTGGTAAACAACTGTCCCCAGCGCAGCAGTTAAAGCCAATAAAGTAGCAAAAGCATATATACCCAGACCGAGATCAATACGATAAGCAAAATTCTCCAACCATTTACGCATGATAAAATACGCAACCGGCCAGGCAACAATATTGGAAATTACAGCAAGGCCTAAAAACTGTCGGGTTAACAAGGCCACCACACCCGAAGTTGATGCGCCGAGTACTTTGCGAATTCCAATCTCTTTGGTTCTCTGCTCGGCGGCATAAGATGCCATTCCAAGCAGTCCCAGGCAACCGATAAATATTGCCAACAGACAGAAATAAAGCACGATTTTACTCAGCATTACTTCTTTTCGATATTGCCGGTCAAAATCCTCGTCGAGGAAGAAATAGTCATAAGGAATTCCCGGAGCGAACTGTTTCCAGATTTGCTCGATTGCCTCAATTGATTGAGTGACCGATATCCCGGCCAATTTGAGAGAGACATCTCTCAAAGGTTCCCGCTCATATTGAATTACCAAAGGCTCAATTGGATTTTGGAGTGAATACTGATGAAAATCCTTAACGACACCAATCACTCGTTTTACTGAATTCGGTTCCGTGTCATCTGCCGGTGAGGTACGGATGATTTTGCCCAGGGGCTCATCCCAGCCTATCAATCGAACCGCCGCTTCGTTGATAATGATTGCCTCGGAGACGTCAGTGGTGATCTCTGGCGAAAAATTTCTACCCTCAGCCAGAGTTATACCAAGGACTTCCAAAAATTCATGATCAGTGCCTATGTAATTCATCGTCTGGGATTCATCATCCATTTGACCTTCGGGGAAATAGATTGATTTTGAAATTCCGCGCCCGGGGATTCTGGTCGACGCAGTGACTCCCGCGACTCCCGGGGCTCTCTCCAGTTCACTCAGGAGAACGTCAAAATTATTACTGACTGCGGAATTTACGTTCGGCAAAACCAGAACCTGCGCGCCGTCAAATCCCAGTTCCTGGTTTTTCATAAAATCAATCTGACTAAAAATGGTGAGCGTTCCGATGATTAGAATAATAGAAATGGAAAACTGAAAGACGACTAAGGCGCTACGAATCCCTGAACCTGATTTACTGGAGACCGGTACTTTTTTGAGAGTCTGCGATGGATTAAAAGCCGAAAGATAAAAGGCAGGATAACATCCGGCCAACAAGCCGATCAATACGGCCCCGCCGAGTAATCCAAGCATCAACTCGAGATTGGTGAAATATTCGAGACTTATGTCACATCCCGCGAGATTATTGAACGCCGGTAGAGCCAATTCAAATAATATTAATGCCAGAGCGAAGGCTAACAGGCAGTATAATACAGCTTCACCGAGAAACTGCCCAATGAGTTTTCTACGATCAGCCCCAAATGTTTTCCTAAGGCCAACTTCACGAGCGCGAGAAGCGGAACGAGCGGTTGTCAGATTCACAAAATTGATACAGGCGATCAAAAGAACAAATAAGGCAACCGCCGTAAAGCTGTAAACATACGTCATATTACCAACAATTCCGTAATCTTGGCCAAAGTCGGAATGCAAGTAAATATCCTTTAACGGCTGGAAGTAGATTTTCATACTGCCCCCCATTGCAAGCAGATCTCCAAAATGCCTGTTTGCGAAGTCGTCCATTTTCTGCTCAACAGCGTGGTAATCAACACCCTCCTCAAAAATTAAATAGGTAGTTGTATTAAAATCGAACCAATCATTCAAATAATCCGAGCCGGTTGATACCAGGGTCTGGTGAGACCGAACGATATCGAACGTGATATGGGAATTGGAAGGAATGTCTCTAAATACCCCGGTCACAGTGTAATCATCTCTTCCGTTGAATCGTATAATCTGGCCGATTGGATCTGCATCTCCAAAATACTTCCGGGCCGTTGACTCAGATAAAACGGTTGTAAAAGGTTCTTCGAGAGCCGTCATCGGGTCTCCCCGTATCATTGAGAAATCAAAAACCTGGAATAGAGAATTTTCGGCAAAAGTAACATCATCCTCAAAATACTCACTCTCTCCGACGGTGACGGCGATTCGGGAATCTCCCGAAAATCTGACCGTAGCCGCAATTTCAGGGAATTCTTCCACCATGGCGGGACCCATGGGAGCGCTGCTGACAGGCACCCTTATCGGCGTACCAAAGTGTACATCAAGATATGGTCTGTAAATGCGATCGGCATTCTGATGAAAACTGTCAAAACTCAACTCATGCTGTACCCAGAGCATGATTAGAAGACTGCAAGCCATTCCTACCGCAAGGCCGGCAATGGTGATAGTGAAATATCCAAATTGTTTCTTTATGTTGCGCCCGGTAATCTTTAAGTAATTTTTAAACATTACGATACTCCAGTAAATAGTGTTCCTCATGAACCCCGGTAAAGACCTTAGAATTTCCCACCAGAACCACATCCATGCCACAATCGGAGACTTATGCCGAAGGATAGAAGCGTAAATTTGGCTCAAATCGCCCGCCGCATAATAAAAATCATCAGGCCTGGCAATCGCTTTGAGCAACCAGATGGCAAATTGGGGCAGTTTATCAGGTTGATCTTTGTTCATGATTCATGAGACCGCACTTTGGCCCCGGTTAACATCGCATTTATTGTGTTATTAAGCTCCCTCACTTCTGCAAGAGCCTCTATTCCTTCCTGGCTGACCGTATATATTCTGCGGCTTCTGCCGCTTCTTCCCGGCAAAGGAGGCGCGACCGCCGCTTTCACCATTCCCTTTTCCAATAAACGATCCAAAACGTCATAGATCGCTCCGATCGACCAG
The sequence above is a segment of the Candidatus Zixiibacteriota bacterium genome. Coding sequences within it:
- a CDS encoding ABC transporter permease, coding for MNKDQPDKLPQFAIWLLKAIARPDDFYYAAGDLSQIYASILRHKSPIVAWMWFWWEILRSLPGFMRNTIYWSIVMFKNYLKITGRNIKKQFGYFTITIAGLAVGMACSLLIMLWVQHELSFDSFHQNADRIYRPYLDVHFGTPIRVPVSSAPMGPAMVEEFPEIAATVRFSGDSRIAVTVGESEYFEDDVTFAENSLFQVFDFSMIRGDPMTALEEPFTTVLSESTARKYFGDADPIGQIIRFNGRDDYTVTGVFRDIPSNSHITFDIVRSHQTLVSTGSDYLNDWFDFNTTTYLIFEEGVDYHAVEQKMDDFANRHFGDLLAMGGSMKIYFQPLKDIYLHSDFGQDYGIVGNMTYVYSFTAVALFVLLIACINFVNLTTARSASRAREVGLRKTFGADRRKLIGQFLGEAVLYCLLAFALALILFELALPAFNNLAGCDISLEYFTNLELMLGLLGGAVLIGLLAGCYPAFYLSAFNPSQTLKKVPVSSKSGSGIRSALVVFQFSISIILIIGTLTIFSQIDFMKNQELGFDGAQVLVLPNVNSAVSNNFDVLLSELERAPGVAGVTASTRIPGRGISKSIYFPEGQMDDESQTMNYIGTDHEFLEVLGITLAEGRNFSPEITTDVSEAIIINEAAVRLIGWDEPLGKIIRTSPADDTEPNSVKRVIGVVKDFHQYSLQNPIEPLVIQYEREPLRDVSLKLAGISVTQSIEAIEQIWKQFAPGIPYDYFFLDEDFDRQYRKEVMLSKIVLYFCLLAIFIGCLGLLGMASYAAEQRTKEIGIRKVLGASTSGVVALLTRQFLGLAVISNIVAWPVAYFIMRKWLENFAYRIDLGLGIYAFATLLALTAALGTVVYQAIRAASANPVDSLKCE
- a CDS encoding PadR family transcriptional regulator, with translation MKWLSRKEELVLLSIKKLEDDAYGVTIREQLARITRKYWSIGAIYDVLDRLLEKGMVKAAVAPPLPGRSGRSRRIYTVSQEGIEALAEVRELNNTINAMLTGAKVRSHES
- a CDS encoding ankyrin repeat domain-containing protein, which produces MNIKRAFILCFLVSSSLAVQTQDIFKAAEKGDMSTIKMLLKKDPKLVTARDMKRTPGNTPLHFAASEGHTEVIEYMIEKGADVDTKSYFGITPLHVAAQNGQQKVIELLIKKGADIHAKGRSRHTPAFYAAFGGHLEIIELLLRNGIDINSKGMNGMTLLHSAASGGHLALTQYLVEKGMDVNTSNAFGRTPLHFAVSGGYKAVIELLLDKGSDINKKSLDMRTPLHLATLGNHQEVADLLIEKEADNRPWGFPVLEGEYLGQKPPGKIPEIFTPGIISTDGGDFAGTFSPDGEEFYYTANGGIKNLRMNTIMVTRRINNRWTEPEVAWFSGKTFDFEPHISPDGEKLYFGTRRPLEENGESTGMHQWVLNKSEMGWAEPKPLRTPFVENHVMYVSTANDGTIYFTGRDGIYLSRLDDGKYKKLQKLSNKINDDYNAAHPFIAPDESYLIFDAMPYGPQEGARLFISFREEDTTWTTPKNLSKVWGSRDPEMAASVSPDGKYIFFSREGNIYWVDAKVIDDLR